One window of Botrimarina mediterranea genomic DNA carries:
- a CDS encoding proline dehydrogenase family protein: MPLQATSPSSGLPEFLQRLPVDPSSAHTPSTQLALALAKRLQQRAAELQTPQERRQQAELDRMLQNPGDKATLVEMTDQAFRSHTASRAADQLIHVLDVQGVPRFFSPIERGMLTGFQTFGGYLPGVAMPLVKEQMQRETANVILPAEPEHLRKHLDARRREGLRMNVNHLGESLLGEAEAARRMRGYLSMLERDEIEVISVKASTLSSQIMSVARKHTVGLLADRLEKLFRAAKAGRFVRSDGAVTPKFVYVDMEEYRDMRLTFEAYTMALDRPGLEQASTGIVLQAYLPDSFAVQQELNEWARRRVAEGGAPITLRIVKGANMEMERVEASHRGWRQAPFTNKAETDANYLRMLHEGLRPENITAVRLGVASHNLFTVAHALVKVAEADAFGHVQFEMLEGMANHQRRALTEIAPDMLLYAPACRHEEFLHAIGYLVRRLDENTGPDNFLRHAFNIRPDSDDWRRLEAQFLESLQLVDQLDDSPRRTQDRRTSPASTIAAPTTIDEFVNEPDTDWTLPRHSEWAELILAEWAPRCGERAEAVPLVIAGEEISGRSTKPSHDPSRPDVLVATFQLASDDDIDRAVACATEDPSGWRRRSPEERRDVLGRVADLLAQRRGDLLGVMLAEGGKLLTEGDPEVSEAIDFCRFYGASAVDWARTPGLRAQAAGVVAVVSPWNFPLAIPCGGVAAALAAGNTVILKPASHTVLTAHHLCRAFWDAGVPREALQFAPCSGSGPGERLVTHPAVDQVILTGGTETARRMLAARHDMRLSAETGGKNATIITALCDRELAIAHVLHSAFSHAGQKCSATSLLILEDEVYHDPSFRDTLIDAVTSLQVGSAWELPTRVAPLIDAPSGDLRRGLTELEEGETWAVEPRMSLDGNPCLVSPGVKWGVRPGSTAHTTEFFGPLLGVMRARNLNEAIDLVNATGYGLTSGIESLDDREHALWRERIRAGNLYINRPTTGAIVLRQPFGGLGFSSVGPGVKAGGPNYVAPLMRLEDAPKGGDADISPVDDAELSTLVEDLLAAEVIHAEEATWLHGAVASYAAAADEEFLSEHDHFNLVGQDNVRRYLPLNQVVVRLHSDDTPCEVVARVVAARTLGCRTVISSPPDLPTPLVRLVESLDVATDSWGADVEFLMEGDGALAAKLEHQGVRLRYAAPDRAPSSIRQRAAESLAYLADAPVSACGRLELLWCVAEQSISHDYHRYGNLGRRTADPGEED, from the coding sequence ATGCCCCTTCAAGCGACTTCCCCTAGCTCAGGCCTGCCCGAGTTCCTCCAGCGTCTGCCGGTCGATCCCTCCTCGGCCCATACGCCCTCGACACAGCTGGCGCTCGCGCTAGCGAAACGCCTGCAACAGCGCGCCGCCGAGCTCCAGACGCCGCAAGAACGCCGCCAACAAGCGGAGCTCGACCGCATGCTGCAGAACCCCGGCGACAAAGCGACGCTCGTCGAGATGACCGACCAGGCGTTCCGCTCGCACACCGCGTCCAGGGCCGCCGACCAGTTGATTCACGTCCTCGACGTGCAGGGCGTGCCGCGCTTCTTCAGCCCCATCGAGCGCGGCATGCTCACCGGCTTCCAGACCTTCGGCGGCTACCTGCCGGGCGTCGCGATGCCGCTCGTCAAAGAGCAGATGCAGCGTGAGACCGCCAACGTCATCCTCCCCGCCGAGCCGGAGCACCTGCGCAAGCACCTCGACGCCCGTCGCCGAGAGGGGCTGCGGATGAACGTCAACCACCTCGGCGAATCGCTCCTGGGCGAAGCCGAGGCCGCGCGACGGATGCGTGGTTATCTGTCGATGCTTGAGCGGGACGAGATCGAGGTGATCAGCGTCAAGGCCTCGACGCTTTCTTCGCAGATCATGTCGGTCGCGCGAAAGCACACCGTTGGCCTGCTCGCCGACCGGCTCGAGAAGCTCTTCCGCGCCGCCAAGGCGGGCCGCTTCGTCCGCAGCGACGGCGCCGTGACGCCGAAGTTTGTCTACGTCGATATGGAAGAGTACCGCGACATGCGGCTCACGTTCGAGGCGTACACGATGGCGCTCGACCGCCCGGGGCTGGAGCAGGCGTCCACGGGCATCGTGCTGCAAGCCTACCTCCCCGACTCGTTCGCCGTGCAACAAGAGCTCAACGAATGGGCGCGGCGCCGCGTCGCGGAGGGCGGCGCGCCGATCACCCTGCGGATCGTCAAAGGCGCCAACATGGAGATGGAACGCGTCGAAGCGAGCCACCGCGGCTGGCGCCAGGCGCCGTTCACCAACAAGGCCGAGACCGACGCCAACTACCTGCGAATGCTGCACGAGGGATTGCGTCCGGAGAACATTACCGCCGTGCGGCTCGGCGTGGCGTCGCACAACCTCTTCACGGTGGCGCACGCCCTCGTCAAGGTCGCCGAAGCCGACGCTTTCGGTCACGTGCAGTTCGAGATGCTCGAAGGCATGGCGAACCACCAACGCCGCGCGCTCACGGAGATCGCCCCCGACATGCTCCTCTACGCGCCGGCCTGCCGGCACGAAGAGTTCTTGCATGCGATCGGTTACCTCGTCCGGCGCCTCGACGAGAACACCGGCCCGGATAACTTCTTGCGTCACGCCTTCAACATCCGGCCCGACAGCGACGACTGGCGGCGGCTAGAAGCGCAGTTTCTTGAGTCGCTCCAACTGGTGGATCAACTCGACGACAGTCCGCGCCGCACGCAAGACCGTCGCACGTCGCCAGCATCGACGATCGCGGCGCCGACGACGATCGACGAGTTCGTTAACGAGCCCGACACCGACTGGACACTGCCGCGCCACAGCGAGTGGGCCGAGTTGATCCTCGCCGAGTGGGCCCCACGTTGCGGCGAGCGCGCCGAAGCCGTCCCGCTCGTCATCGCGGGCGAAGAAATCAGCGGCCGGTCCACCAAGCCGTCGCACGACCCGTCGCGTCCAGACGTCCTCGTCGCTACCTTTCAGTTGGCGAGCGACGACGACATCGACCGCGCCGTCGCCTGCGCAACGGAAGACCCGAGCGGCTGGCGTCGGCGATCGCCCGAAGAACGGCGCGACGTGCTCGGCCGTGTCGCCGACTTGCTAGCCCAACGCCGCGGCGACCTCTTGGGCGTGATGCTCGCCGAAGGGGGCAAGCTGCTCACCGAAGGCGACCCCGAGGTCTCCGAGGCGATCGACTTCTGCCGCTTCTACGGCGCGTCGGCCGTCGATTGGGCGCGTACGCCGGGCCTGCGGGCTCAAGCGGCGGGTGTCGTTGCGGTCGTCTCGCCGTGGAACTTCCCGCTGGCGATCCCCTGCGGCGGCGTCGCGGCGGCTCTGGCGGCCGGCAACACGGTGATCCTCAAACCCGCCAGCCACACGGTGCTGACGGCGCACCACCTCTGCCGCGCGTTCTGGGACGCCGGCGTGCCGCGCGAGGCGTTGCAGTTCGCGCCGTGCTCCGGGAGCGGCCCCGGCGAGCGACTCGTGACGCACCCGGCCGTCGATCAAGTCATCCTCACCGGCGGCACCGAGACCGCCCGGCGGATGCTCGCCGCCCGCCACGACATGCGGCTCTCGGCCGAGACCGGCGGCAAGAACGCCACCATCATCACCGCCTTATGCGACCGCGAACTGGCGATCGCCCACGTGCTACACTCGGCGTTCAGTCATGCCGGGCAGAAGTGCTCGGCGACATCGCTGCTGATCCTCGAAGACGAGGTCTATCACGACCCGTCGTTCCGCGACACGCTGATCGATGCGGTGACGAGTCTGCAAGTCGGCAGCGCCTGGGAGTTGCCGACGCGCGTCGCGCCGCTGATCGATGCGCCCTCGGGAGATCTGCGACGCGGCCTCACCGAGCTCGAAGAAGGCGAAACGTGGGCCGTCGAGCCGCGAATGTCCCTCGACGGTAACCCATGCCTCGTTTCGCCCGGAGTGAAATGGGGCGTGCGGCCCGGATCGACGGCGCACACAACCGAGTTCTTCGGACCGCTCCTCGGCGTGATGCGCGCCCGCAACCTGAACGAAGCGATCGATCTTGTGAATGCGACCGGCTACGGCCTCACGTCGGGAATCGAAAGCCTCGACGACCGCGAACACGCCCTCTGGCGCGAACGCATCCGCGCCGGCAATCTCTACATCAACCGCCCGACCACCGGCGCGATCGTCTTGCGACAGCCGTTCGGCGGCCTCGGTTTCTCTTCGGTCGGGCCGGGCGTGAAGGCGGGCGGTCCCAACTACGTCGCCCCGTTGATGCGGCTCGAAGACGCGCCAAAGGGCGGCGACGCCGACATCTCTCCCGTCGATGACGCCGAGTTGTCGACGCTCGTCGAAGACCTCCTCGCCGCCGAAGTGATCCATGCCGAAGAAGCGACTTGGCTCCACGGCGCGGTGGCGAGCTACGCCGCGGCCGCCGACGAAGAGTTCCTCAGCGAACATGACCACTTCAACCTCGTCGGGCAAGACAACGTGCGGCGTTACTTGCCCTTGAACCAAGTCGTCGTCCGCCTCCATTCCGACGACACGCCTTGCGAGGTCGTCGCCCGCGTCGTCGCGGCGCGGACGCTCGGTTGCCGGACGGTCATCAGTTCGCCACCCGACCTGCCGACGCCGCTGGTGCGGCTCGTCGAGTCGCTCGACGTCGCAACCGACAGCTGGGGCGCCGACGTCGAGTTCCTCATGGAAGGAGACGGCGCCCTCGCCGCGAAGCTCGAACACCAAGGCGTGAGGTTACGCTACGCCGCGCCCGACCGGGCGCCCTCTTCGATCCGTCAACGGGCAGCCGAATCGCTGGCGTACCTCGCCGACGCCCCCGTCAGCGCTTGCGGCCGGCTTGAACTGCTGTGGTGCGTTGCGGAGCAGAGCATCTCGCACGACTACCACCGCTACGGCAACCTCGGCCGCAGAACAGCCGACCCCGGCGAGGAGGACTAA
- a CDS encoding PEP-CTERM sorting domain-containing protein (PEP-CTERM proteins occur, often in large numbers, in the proteomes of bacteria that also encode an exosortase, a predicted intramembrane cysteine proteinase. The presence of a PEP-CTERM domain at a protein's C-terminus predicts cleavage within the sorting domain, followed by covalent anchoring to some some component of the (usually Gram-negative) cell surface. Many PEP-CTERM proteins exhibit an unusual sequence composition that includes large numbers of potential glycosylation sites. Expression of one such protein has been shown restore the ability of a bacterium to form floc, a type of biofilm.), producing MKKAVVTSGLMAVALCAVGASSATAMDFFYVGPAGGSFFDTMNWNDAPDGSGSFLATPVIDGGTNLVEHSLVIDGDSVLAGMGLSFGMGSLSLGTGSALTVSGDDLVFGSGSSLTSSGASLIVDGAGDAGQVQFNSGSTVSLTDTTLTASDDIFFRGSISITDSILESLGDDIEFQSSASIVSISGSDFLASGTGSGGGLNQVIYVRTSTDQIFDSSFRAGRFGVVTDGVGTTTDVKMTDSFIHVDGDIDNVFASSNGGVHRLTLAGDTEVIADQLQIVAMFLDDSSSATFTDDADDDGGTWLADNALVRLDSVDASVTFEQSQPNDARSRVFDGVNLTTYALSPGNFSPSDWDGMSAATIRLVPEPTTLALVALGCGLLVGGRRLA from the coding sequence ATGAAGAAAGCTGTGGTCACTAGCGGCCTGATGGCCGTTGCCCTCTGCGCTGTCGGCGCGTCTAGCGCGACGGCGATGGACTTCTTCTATGTCGGCCCCGCTGGGGGCAGCTTCTTCGACACGATGAACTGGAACGACGCCCCGGACGGCTCTGGTTCGTTCCTCGCCACGCCGGTGATCGATGGCGGGACGAATCTGGTTGAGCATTCGCTGGTGATCGACGGGGACTCGGTTCTCGCTGGAATGGGCCTGTCGTTCGGCATGGGCTCGCTGTCGCTCGGTACGGGCTCTGCCCTCACCGTGAGCGGCGACGACTTGGTCTTTGGTTCGGGCAGCTCGCTCACCTCGAGCGGAGCGTCGCTGATCGTCGATGGCGCGGGCGACGCCGGCCAGGTCCAGTTCAACTCGGGCTCCACCGTCTCGCTCACCGACACAACTCTCACGGCGTCCGACGACATCTTCTTTCGCGGTTCGATCTCCATCACGGATTCGATACTCGAGAGCCTGGGAGATGACATCGAGTTCCAGTCGAGCGCTTCAATCGTTTCGATCTCAGGGTCCGACTTCCTTGCGTCGGGGACGGGCTCCGGCGGCGGGTTGAACCAGGTGATCTACGTGCGGACTTCGACCGATCAAATCTTCGACTCGTCGTTCCGCGCCGGACGCTTTGGCGTGGTGACGGATGGGGTCGGGACCACGACCGACGTGAAGATGACCGACTCGTTCATCCACGTGGACGGCGACATCGACAACGTCTTTGCCTCGTCTAACGGCGGCGTTCACCGGCTGACGCTTGCCGGCGATACGGAAGTCATCGCGGACCAGCTGCAGATCGTCGCGATGTTCCTGGATGACTCGTCTAGCGCGACGTTTACGGATGACGCCGACGACGACGGCGGCACCTGGCTCGCCGACAACGCGTTGGTTCGACTCGACTCGGTAGACGCGTCGGTGACGTTCGAGCAGAGCCAGCCGAACGACGCCCGCTCGCGCGTTTTCGACGGCGTCAACCTTACGACCTACGCCCTCTCGCCCGGCAACTTCTCGCCGAGTGACTGGGACGGGATGTCGGCCGCCACGATCCGGCTGGTCCCCGAGCCGACGACGCTCGCGCTCGTGGCGCTTGGCTGCGGGTTGCTGGTGGGCGGGCGTCGTCTCGCTTGA
- a CDS encoding TolB family protein: MNSRVWMWREVAVRAALVVTLASVGVSADAVKIVIPGISTSATDNPLRSVDTIGISPDGTTLAFVANLGGTTADRLYTIPITGGTPTQAVSSSEVDDIPFYTPDGQTLVYVDSDGGVDKVHRVSTAGGAGMVINDVDVSFGFRLSPDGQTVVVATRDGSDDVLRAFPTFGNGPVVNLSSSAVEGDVDTETFNFSADGTEVYFATDSRFRGANESSLYRVPITGGPAVEIPIAGTIPTSFDIDHVFFVDDTVYFKGDYAVNGENQINTLPVTGGVPQVLPISNLSSSSDVDNFAISPDGKTIAFSADLQTIGVFELFVVPIEGGEAIKVNDPFSAEAIDLDITGDGVPDISDGDIDSDVLREPLGLGIVWSADSRKIVYLADGEVDGVFEPYVVENPLFEAVPGDYNSDGLVNAADYTVWRDTLNSTTDLRADGDESGQVGPEDYAIWAGGYGGPADAEGVAVPEPSTCLALASCLLASMGWRRR, encoded by the coding sequence TTGAACTCTCGTGTATGGATGTGGCGAGAAGTCGCCGTCCGGGCAGCGCTCGTTGTGACGCTCGCCTCGGTGGGCGTCTCGGCCGACGCGGTGAAGATCGTGATCCCCGGCATCAGCACGTCGGCGACCGACAACCCGTTGCGGAGTGTCGATACGATCGGCATCAGCCCGGACGGGACAACGCTCGCCTTCGTCGCCAACCTCGGCGGCACAACAGCGGACCGGCTCTATACGATTCCGATCACGGGCGGGACGCCGACGCAAGCGGTCAGCAGCTCCGAGGTCGATGACATCCCGTTCTACACGCCCGATGGGCAGACGCTGGTCTATGTCGATTCGGATGGCGGCGTCGACAAGGTGCACCGCGTCTCGACCGCGGGCGGCGCTGGCATGGTCATCAACGATGTGGACGTGAGCTTCGGCTTCCGGCTCAGCCCCGACGGGCAAACGGTCGTCGTCGCCACGAGGGATGGCTCGGACGACGTGCTGCGGGCGTTCCCGACCTTCGGCAACGGCCCGGTGGTGAATCTCTCGTCCTCCGCGGTCGAAGGGGACGTCGATACCGAGACATTCAACTTCAGCGCCGACGGGACGGAGGTCTACTTCGCCACCGACAGCCGTTTCCGTGGCGCCAATGAGTCGTCGCTCTACCGTGTGCCGATCACCGGCGGGCCGGCGGTCGAGATCCCGATCGCCGGGACCATCCCCACGAGCTTCGACATCGACCACGTCTTCTTTGTTGACGATACGGTCTACTTCAAGGGCGACTACGCCGTGAATGGCGAGAACCAGATCAACACCCTCCCCGTCACGGGAGGTGTGCCACAGGTGCTCCCGATTAGTAACCTGTCGTCGTCGTCCGACGTGGACAACTTTGCGATCTCTCCCGACGGCAAGACCATCGCGTTCAGCGCCGACCTCCAAACGATCGGCGTCTTTGAGTTGTTCGTCGTGCCGATCGAAGGGGGTGAAGCCATTAAGGTGAACGATCCGTTCTCGGCCGAAGCGATCGACCTCGACATCACCGGCGACGGCGTGCCGGATATCTCCGACGGCGACATTGATAGCGACGTGCTCCGCGAGCCGCTGGGGCTCGGCATCGTTTGGTCGGCGGATAGCCGAAAGATCGTTTACTTGGCGGATGGGGAGGTGGATGGGGTGTTCGAGCCATACGTGGTTGAAAATCCATTGTTCGAGGCGGTCCCGGGAGACTACAACTCGGACGGCCTGGTCAATGCGGCCGACTACACGGTGTGGCGTGACACCTTGAACTCGACCACCGACCTTCGCGCCGACGGCGACGAGAGCGGTCAGGTGGGGCCGGAAGACTACGCGATTTGGGCGGGAGGTTACGGCGGCCCGGCTGACGCCGAGGGCGTCGCGGTCCCCGAGCCATCGACGTGCTTGGCACTGGCGTCGTGCCTGTTGGCGTCGATGGGCTGGCGGCGGCGGTGA
- a CDS encoding DUF1559 domain-containing protein: MPTLLCQRLASRRERAFTLVELLVVIAIIGILVALLLPAVQAARESARRMQCSSNLKQLALAVLNYEGSKKRLPPGGSFGPKPSSPTATVNEISGLNHSWIVHILNEFEERSLYDQFDLKATNVAMTPGSPAANQPASLLCPSDGAVGRRYEHRLIKAPDGSPSYFGKGNYAAFASAYHLDRLGYPGAIPLFGQELRKISDGTSSTLLMSEVRTRDNEKDSRGAWALPWAGSALLAYDMHNINGPTAIDNFEPDPIWLEEELARTPNGLIYDSIDRCDDGEGALFEGMPCSGDSREGSASFRSAAPRSLHAGGVNTAFLDGHVQFLQEGVDPRVMTYLVYIQDGLVFEKP; the protein is encoded by the coding sequence GTGCCTACCCTTCTGTGCCAACGATTGGCGTCGCGTCGCGAGCGTGCGTTCACGCTTGTCGAGTTATTGGTGGTGATCGCCATCATTGGGATCCTCGTGGCGCTGTTGCTGCCGGCGGTGCAGGCGGCGCGCGAGTCGGCCCGGCGGATGCAGTGCAGCAGCAATCTCAAGCAGCTCGCCTTGGCGGTGCTCAACTACGAGGGATCGAAGAAGCGGCTGCCGCCGGGCGGATCGTTCGGACCGAAGCCATCGTCACCGACGGCGACGGTCAACGAGATCAGCGGCCTCAACCACAGCTGGATCGTGCACATCCTCAATGAATTCGAGGAGCGTTCGCTGTACGACCAGTTCGACCTCAAGGCCACAAACGTCGCGATGACGCCGGGATCGCCGGCGGCGAATCAGCCGGCCTCGTTGCTGTGCCCCTCGGACGGCGCGGTGGGGCGTCGGTACGAGCATCGTCTGATCAAGGCGCCCGACGGCTCGCCGTCGTACTTCGGTAAGGGGAACTACGCTGCGTTCGCCAGCGCCTACCACCTCGACCGACTCGGATACCCTGGAGCGATCCCGCTTTTCGGCCAGGAGTTGCGGAAGATTTCGGACGGCACGTCGTCGACGCTGTTGATGTCGGAAGTCCGCACGCGCGACAACGAGAAGGATTCGCGCGGCGCCTGGGCGCTACCGTGGGCCGGGTCCGCACTGCTCGCCTACGATATGCATAACATCAACGGGCCGACGGCGATCGATAACTTCGAGCCCGACCCGATCTGGCTCGAAGAAGAGTTGGCTCGGACGCCGAACGGGCTAATCTACGACTCGATCGACCGCTGCGACGACGGCGAGGGGGCGTTGTTCGAGGGGATGCCATGCTCGGGAGACAGCCGCGAAGGGTCGGCTTCGTTCCGGTCGGCAGCGCCGCGTTCGCTTCACGCCGGCGGTGTCAACACGGCGTTCCTCGACGGGCACGTTCAGTTCCTGCAAGAGGGCGTCGATCCCCGCGTCATGACGTACCTGGTCTACATCCAAGACGGCTTGGTCTTCGAGAAGCCGTAA
- a CDS encoding glycosyl hydrolase, with protein MEADRETALNRVLPIFVCLFAVLLTGALGAAQTVAWPEPTQSARPWTRWWQHGSAVDEANLTRLLEEYHRVGLGGVEITCIYGVKGEPHPNRVYRSDAWREAIRHAIDEATRLGMGVDLPAGSGWRMGDPELPMELANNRLVLGHEDVTGPREVTITFDGRLTPQAAKATSAGGESVDLTDFIESDGLNGSRLVWSAPAGEWRIDTAAYRWAGDRVKRPGPGGEGMNINPFWRDSVEDFLTRFAKDMPGFEGVRAQFHDSFEYEGDWQPEFFAEFAERRGYRLEEHLAELAGEGDAERVGRVKADYRLTLDDLVREDLIGTWNEWSHGHGMLTRNQSHGSPANWLDLYAAVDIPEIESFGRLTGGDADPLVLKFASSAANVAGKKHVSAETATWLDEHFNVTLAQVKQNVDRLLLAGVNHVVYHGTAYSPDDAAWPGWLFYASTQFNPQNPIWRDFPALNDYVTRVQSVLQATRPDSDVLLYWPISNLRHDPNGLRQDFRVHNSHRWFTDQPIGAAAEAMQERGMSFDYVSDRLLARCEASDEGGVSAPSGAVYRAVVVPQAEHMPLETIRKLAELAEAGCPVLFWGGLPRSLPGLEGAADAQRWSNVRKRFGAAAKRLEEKALRGADLPALLSQAAMRSERWAAANGVGFLRRQRDDGVVYLLCNQRDEALDTWIEPEVESDGAVLMDPATGRVGAAAQQMTGEHHRRVRVQLEPHETVLLVMTADPVKAEPWRYHDAEGKAQTLTGWTVTFIDGGPTKPAPYTSEEPRAWTESDDPAAESFAGTARYACEFDAPGDTGRYRLELGDVLGSAAVRINGEEIGTLIGPSFAIDVAGLKPSGNRLEIDVTGVAANRLRDLDRRGVDWRLFEDINIVGIDYKPLDASAWPVRPLGLRGPVMLTPLRGD; from the coding sequence GTGGAAGCCGACCGGGAGACCGCGTTGAATCGGGTGTTGCCGATCTTTGTTTGCTTGTTCGCCGTGCTGCTAACCGGCGCGCTGGGCGCCGCGCAGACGGTCGCTTGGCCCGAGCCGACCCAATCCGCGCGGCCGTGGACGCGGTGGTGGCAGCATGGGTCGGCGGTGGACGAGGCGAACCTGACGCGGCTCTTGGAAGAGTACCATCGCGTCGGCCTCGGCGGCGTGGAGATCACGTGCATCTACGGCGTGAAGGGCGAGCCGCACCCGAATCGTGTGTACCGTTCGGACGCGTGGCGCGAGGCGATCCGCCATGCGATCGACGAGGCGACGCGGCTCGGCATGGGCGTCGATCTGCCGGCGGGGTCGGGCTGGCGGATGGGGGACCCCGAGCTGCCGATGGAGTTGGCGAACAATCGCTTGGTGCTCGGCCACGAGGACGTGACCGGGCCGCGAGAGGTAACGATCACGTTCGACGGCAGGCTGACGCCGCAAGCGGCGAAGGCGACCTCGGCCGGCGGCGAGTCGGTCGACCTGACGGACTTCATCGAAAGCGACGGGCTCAATGGCAGTCGGCTCGTGTGGTCGGCGCCCGCGGGCGAGTGGCGGATCGATACGGCCGCGTATCGCTGGGCGGGGGACAGGGTGAAGCGTCCCGGACCCGGCGGCGAGGGGATGAACATCAACCCGTTCTGGCGGGATTCGGTCGAGGATTTCTTAACCCGCTTCGCGAAGGACATGCCGGGCTTCGAGGGGGTCCGCGCGCAGTTCCACGACTCGTTCGAGTACGAGGGGGACTGGCAGCCGGAGTTCTTTGCGGAGTTCGCCGAGCGCCGCGGCTACCGACTCGAAGAGCATCTGGCCGAGCTTGCTGGCGAGGGGGACGCCGAGCGGGTTGGCCGCGTCAAAGCCGACTATCGGTTGACGCTCGATGACCTCGTGCGTGAGGACTTGATCGGCACGTGGAACGAGTGGTCGCACGGCCACGGGATGCTCACCCGCAATCAGTCGCACGGCTCGCCGGCGAACTGGCTTGATCTGTACGCGGCGGTGGATATCCCGGAGATCGAGAGTTTTGGGCGGCTCACCGGCGGCGACGCCGACCCACTAGTGCTGAAGTTCGCCTCGTCCGCGGCGAACGTGGCGGGCAAGAAGCACGTCTCGGCGGAGACCGCGACGTGGCTCGACGAGCACTTCAACGTGACGCTCGCGCAGGTAAAGCAAAACGTCGATCGGCTGCTGCTCGCGGGCGTGAACCACGTCGTCTACCATGGGACGGCCTACTCGCCCGACGACGCGGCGTGGCCGGGCTGGTTGTTCTACGCGTCGACGCAGTTCAACCCGCAGAACCCGATCTGGCGCGACTTCCCGGCGCTGAACGATTACGTCACGCGCGTGCAGTCGGTGCTGCAAGCGACGCGGCCCGACAGCGATGTGCTGTTGTACTGGCCGATCAGCAACCTGCGGCACGACCCGAACGGCTTGCGGCAAGACTTCCGTGTTCACAACAGCCACCGCTGGTTCACCGACCAGCCGATCGGCGCCGCCGCGGAGGCGATGCAAGAACGCGGCATGTCATTCGACTATGTGTCGGATCGGTTGCTCGCCAGGTGCGAAGCGAGCGACGAAGGGGGCGTCAGCGCGCCGAGCGGCGCCGTGTATCGGGCGGTCGTGGTTCCGCAGGCGGAACACATGCCGCTAGAGACGATCCGCAAGCTGGCGGAGCTCGCCGAAGCGGGTTGCCCAGTGCTGTTCTGGGGCGGGCTGCCGCGGAGCTTGCCGGGGCTCGAGGGCGCCGCCGACGCGCAGCGCTGGAGCAACGTGAGGAAGCGTTTCGGGGCGGCGGCGAAGCGGCTGGAGGAGAAGGCGCTACGGGGCGCGGACCTGCCTGCCCTGCTCTCTCAAGCGGCCATGCGCAGCGAACGCTGGGCGGCGGCCAACGGCGTCGGCTTCCTGCGTCGGCAGCGCGACGACGGCGTCGTGTATTTGCTTTGCAACCAGCGCGACGAAGCGCTCGATACGTGGATCGAGCCCGAGGTCGAGTCGGACGGCGCCGTCTTGATGGACCCCGCGACGGGTCGCGTCGGCGCCGCGGCGCAGCAGATGACCGGCGAGCACCACCGCCGCGTGCGCGTGCAGCTCGAGCCCCATGAGACGGTGCTGCTGGTGATGACGGCCGACCCTGTGAAGGCAGAGCCTTGGCGTTATCACGACGCAGAAGGCAAAGCCCAGACGCTTACTGGTTGGACAGTCACTTTTATCGATGGCGGGCCGACGAAGCCGGCGCCGTATACGTCGGAGGAGCCGCGGGCGTGGACCGAATCGGATGACCCGGCGGCCGAGTCGTTCGCGGGCACGGCGCGATACGCCTGCGAGTTCGACGCGCCGGGCGACACCGGGCGTTATCGGCTCGAGCTTGGCGACGTGCTCGGCAGCGCGGCGGTGCGGATCAACGGCGAGGAGATCGGCACGCTCATTGGCCCCTCGTTCGCCATCGACGTCGCGGGGCTGAAGCCCTCTGGCAATCGATTGGAGATCGACGTCACGGGCGTCGCCGCCAACCGCCTCCGCGACCTCGATCGCCGCGGCGTGGATTGGCGTCTCTTTGAAGACATCAACATCGTCGGCATCGATTACAAGCCGCTCGATGCGTCGGCCTGGCCGGTGCGGCCACTGGGGCTGCGCGGCCCCGTCATGCTGACGCCGTTGCGGGGCGATTGA